A window of the Candidatus Liberibacter solanacearum CLso-ZC1 genome harbors these coding sequences:
- a CDS encoding lysozyme, giving the protein MPHLLIDLVKGFEGLRLKAYRCSAGIWTIGYGHTGNDVFENLAITEKQANDLLKWDVSKCLSQVFTVSPILINAGENRISAIGDFVFNLGIGRYRNSTLRKRVDREDWINASHEICKWVFAGGKKLKGLVIRREIEADLLLKSEIKTRR; this is encoded by the coding sequence ATGCCACATCTTTTAATTGATTTGGTTAAGGGATTTGAGGGATTAAGGTTAAAAGCCTATCGGTGTTCTGCTGGCATTTGGACTATTGGTTATGGTCATACTGGAAATGATGTTTTTGAGAACTTGGCTATAACTGAAAAACAAGCAAATGATCTTCTTAAATGGGATGTTTCGAAGTGCTTAAGCCAAGTATTTACCGTTTCCCCGATTCTTATTAATGCTGGTGAAAACCGCATATCGGCTATTGGGGATTTTGTTTTTAATCTTGGAATAGGGCGGTATAGGAATAGCACTTTGAGAAAACGTGTGGATAGAGAAGATTGGATTAACGCTTCTCATGAAATATGTAAATGGGTTTTTGCTGGAGGGAAGAAGTTGAAAGGGCTTGTAATCCGTAGAGAAATAGAGGCAGATTTGTTGTTGAAAAGTGAGATAAAAACACGGAGGTGA
- the prfB gene encoding peptide chain release factor 2 (programmed frameshift), producing MNNDTQNIINEIKQSIELLRRSLDWDNALKRLHFLNDKAENPNLWEKVEEAKILMRERQHLDNAVSSLKALQDRLDDNIALLDLAVEENNSSVLQESLDNLKQLKLDTEYKQFESLFSGEADSNDVYLEVHAGAGGTESQDWANMLVRMYIRWSERRKFKIDLLEVHDGEEAGIKSATLLIKGPNAYGWLKEEQGVHRLVRISPYDSNSRRHTSFSSVWVYPVVDESIEIEINESDCRIDTYRASGAGGQHVNTTDSAVRITHIPTGVVVQCQQERSQHKNKAQAWNMLRAKLYDLELQKREEIANIGESSKTEIGWGRQIRSYVLQPYQMVKDLRTNIEKSSPLDVLNGDLDDFMKAALALKKQLKAH from the exons ATAAACAACGACACCCAAAACATCATCAATGAAATCAAGCAGTCGATTGAACTGCTTAGGAGGTCTCTT GACTGGGATAATGCGCTAAAACGCTTGCATTTTCTGAATGACAAAGCTGAAAATCCAAATTTATGGGAAAAGGTGGAAGAAGCCAAAATATTAATGCGCGAACGCCAACATCTAGATAATGCAGTTTCTTCCTTAAAGGCACTCCAGGATCGACTTGATGACAATATCGCACTTCTAGATCTTGCTGTAGAAGAAAATAATTCTTCTGTATTGCAAGAGTCCTTGGATAATCTAAAACAACTAAAATTAGATACAGAATACAAACAATTTGAAAGCCTCTTTTCTGGCGAAGCCGATTCTAATGATGTTTATCTTGAAGTCCATGCAGGAGCAGGAGGAACAGAAAGCCAAGATTGGGCAAATATGTTAGTCCGTATGTATATCCGATGGTCCGAAAGAAGAAAATTCAAAATAGATCTCCTTGAAGTACATGATGGAGAAGAAGCTGGTATCAAATCAGCTACATTATTGATCAAAGGCCCTAATGCTTATGGATGGTTAAAAGAAGAACAAGGCGTCCATAGACTCGTACGAATATCACCGTATGATAGCAATTCCCGTCGGCATACTTCTTTTTCTTCAGTTTGGGTTTATCCAGTTGTAGACGAATCAATTGAAATAGAAATCAATGAAAGTGATTGCCGTATTGATACCTATAGAGCTTCTGGAGCGGGCGGACAACATGTCAACACGACAGATTCAGCTGTACGTATTACGCATATCCCAACTGGTGTGGTAGTCCAATGCCAACAAGAACGCTCCCAACACAAAAATAAAGCTCAAGCTTGGAATATGTTGCGAGCTAAACTTTATGATCTTGAACTACAAAAACGCGAGGAAATAGCAAACATCGGAGAATCCTCTAAAACAGAAATTGGCTGGGGAAGACAAATCCGCTCATATGTCTTGCAACCATATCAAATGGTCAAAGATTTACGAACAAATATAGAAAAAAGCTCCCCTTTAGATGTCTTAAATGGTGATTTGGATGATTTTATGAAAGCAGCTCTTGCTTTAAAAAAACAACTTAAAGCACATTAA
- a CDS encoding polyprenyl synthetase family protein, whose amino-acid sequence MKMLEALTVKDMNKVNLLIMDRICSNVTIIPDVVKYLIFSGGKRLRPMLTVATALMLEYRGNNHVLLACAIEFIHTATLLHDDVVDDSALRRGKAAARLVWGNQASVLVGDFLLSQAFSMVIETKSQEALKVLSLVACTLSEGELRQLSISKNLNVTEEDYLYVIKSKTAALFVAALEVSSLISGAQDSVRDALKSYGTNLGIAFQLVDDALDYRGEVNEMGKNIGDDFRNGKPTLPVILAFQRATNQEKNFWRSTIGDGEISVENLQKALIMIQECNALVDTKSQAYYYGQKAKDSLQDLPNNPWKASLIEVVDFCLQRLD is encoded by the coding sequence ATGAAAATGCTAGAAGCCCTTACTGTCAAGGACATGAACAAAGTAAATTTGCTCATTATGGACAGAATTTGTTCAAATGTTACAATAATTCCAGATGTTGTAAAGTATCTTATTTTTTCTGGAGGGAAAAGACTACGTCCTATGTTAACTGTAGCGACGGCTTTGATGCTTGAATATCGTGGAAATAATCATGTTTTATTAGCATGTGCTATTGAATTTATTCATACGGCAACGCTTTTGCATGATGATGTCGTAGATGATAGCGCACTGAGGAGGGGAAAAGCTGCTGCACGTTTGGTATGGGGAAATCAGGCAAGCGTTCTTGTTGGAGATTTTTTGTTAAGTCAAGCTTTTAGTATGGTGATAGAAACAAAATCGCAGGAAGCATTGAAAGTATTATCGTTAGTTGCTTGTACTCTTTCCGAAGGTGAGTTGCGACAATTATCAATATCCAAAAATCTCAATGTCACAGAAGAAGATTATCTTTATGTTATAAAATCTAAAACAGCTGCATTATTTGTTGCTGCATTGGAAGTATCCTCTTTGATTTCAGGAGCACAGGATTCAGTTCGCGATGCTCTTAAATCATATGGAACAAATCTTGGAATTGCCTTTCAACTTGTTGATGATGCTCTAGATTATAGAGGTGAGGTTAATGAAATGGGTAAAAATATTGGGGATGATTTTCGTAATGGTAAGCCGACTTTGCCAGTGATTCTTGCGTTTCAGCGAGCAACAAATCAAGAAAAGAATTTTTGGAGATCCACTATCGGTGATGGGGAAATTAGCGTAGAAAATCTACAGAAAGCTCTTATTATGATACAGGAGTGCAATGCTCTGGTAGATACAAAATCTCAGGCGTATTATTATGGTCAAAAAGCTAAAGATTCTTTACAAGATTTGCCGAACAACCCTTGGAAAGCGTCTTTGATAGAAGTAGTGGATTTTTGTCTTCAACGTCTCGATTAA
- a CDS encoding glycine--tRNA ligase subunit alpha translates to MIVAPIHDKKNKTSFQNIVLILTEYWAKQGCTILQPYDMEVGAGTFHPSTTLRALGPLPWKAAYVQPSRRPLDGRYAQNPNRLQHYYQFQVIIKPNPLDLQKLYIESLQAVGIDPLVHDIRFVEDNWESPTLGAWGLGWECWCDGMEISQFTYFQQVCGIECSPISGEITYGLERLAMYVQNVNSVFDIVFNTIEGKNVLYGDIFAQSEQEYSRYNFEYANTNILHNHFIDHEKECQKLLEAGAPNKHHNHHLCVFPAYDQCIKASHIFNLLDARGVISTTERQRYILRIRSLAKACGEAFLMTSSGGYK, encoded by the coding sequence ATGATTGTGGCGCCCATTCATGATAAAAAAAATAAAACTTCTTTTCAAAATATCGTATTAATTTTGACAGAATACTGGGCAAAACAAGGCTGTACGATTTTACAACCTTACGATATGGAAGTTGGTGCAGGTACTTTTCATCCATCGACTACCTTACGCGCCCTTGGCCCACTACCTTGGAAAGCCGCTTATGTACAACCATCACGCAGGCCATTAGATGGACGCTACGCTCAAAATCCAAATCGTTTACAACACTATTATCAATTCCAAGTGATTATAAAGCCTAATCCACTTGATCTACAAAAACTTTATATCGAATCTCTCCAAGCCGTAGGTATAGATCCACTAGTTCATGACATACGTTTTGTTGAAGACAATTGGGAAAGCCCAACCCTTGGAGCTTGGGGCTTGGGATGGGAGTGCTGGTGCGATGGAATGGAAATATCGCAATTCACATACTTTCAACAAGTCTGTGGGATAGAATGCTCTCCTATATCAGGCGAAATCACTTATGGCCTTGAGAGGCTCGCCATGTATGTTCAAAACGTCAATAGTGTCTTTGATATTGTGTTTAATACCATTGAAGGCAAAAACGTTCTGTATGGAGACATATTTGCCCAATCCGAACAAGAATATTCCCGCTATAATTTTGAATATGCAAATACGAATATTTTACATAATCACTTTATTGATCATGAAAAAGAATGCCAAAAACTCTTAGAAGCAGGCGCTCCTAACAAACATCATAATCATCATTTATGCGTTTTCCCCGCTTATGACCAATGCATCAAAGCATCTCATATCTTCAATCTTTTAGATGCACGTGGCGTAATATCCACAACAGAACGCCAACGTTATATTCTCCGAATCAGATCTTTGGCAAAAGCTTGTGGCGAGGCCTTCTTAATGACCTCAAGCGGGGGTTATAAATAA
- a CDS encoding NAD kinase — protein sequence MRRNIQKIHFRASKSEKAQEAYKEFMKIYENSSYEESDAIVILGGDGFMLQNLSRLHGKPLYGINCGSVGFLMNDYCTKNILERLSDAIEYTFHPLKMIVFDDTDSICAEFFGVNEVSILRKLVSDQVVQAAKLKVTINSQVRLPELVCDGLIVATPLGSTAYNFSALGPILPFGSPHLVLTPVSPFKPRRWSGAVLSNDVIIEIQVLEHQQRPVIATADRLAIEPVSRLRITHSPDTTMRILSDPNRPWSDRILAAQFPI from the coding sequence ATGCGTAGAAACATACAAAAAATTCATTTTAGGGCATCTAAGTCCGAAAAAGCACAAGAAGCATATAAGGAGTTTATGAAAATCTATGAGAATAGCAGTTATGAAGAATCAGATGCTATCGTCATATTGGGAGGAGATGGTTTTATGCTTCAAAATCTTTCTCGTTTACATGGAAAGCCTCTTTATGGAATTAATTGTGGTTCTGTTGGTTTTCTGATGAATGACTATTGTACAAAGAATATTTTAGAGCGTCTTTCTGATGCCATAGAATATACTTTTCATCCTTTAAAAATGATAGTTTTTGATGATACGGATTCTATATGTGCAGAGTTTTTTGGCGTAAACGAAGTTTCTATTCTTAGAAAACTAGTTTCTGATCAAGTTGTTCAAGCAGCAAAATTAAAAGTGACAATAAATTCTCAAGTTAGGTTGCCTGAACTTGTTTGTGACGGCTTGATTGTTGCCACTCCCCTTGGTTCAACTGCATATAATTTTTCTGCTCTTGGTCCCATTTTACCTTTTGGATCCCCTCATTTGGTGCTTACTCCAGTGAGTCCTTTTAAACCACGTCGTTGGAGTGGAGCTGTCCTTTCAAATGATGTTATTATAGAAATTCAAGTTTTAGAGCATCAACAGCGCCCTGTGATAGCCACTGCCGATCGTTTGGCTATTGAACCGGTTTCACGGCTTCGTATTACTCATTCTCCTGATACAACCATGCGCATTTTATCTGATCCTAATAGACCTTGGTCAGATCGGATACTTGCAGCACAATTTCCTATTTAA
- a CDS encoding MBL fold metallo-hydrolase: MSKLSFYSLKVTPFKQNCTFLFDEESLEAVVIDPGGDLDRIKDVIKSRNFRVKQIWITHGHIDHVGGAAQLKEDLSLQIIGPHKDDAMMMNNVEEQAKLLSVCMNERNTSSDHWLQDGDSVSVGKHVFKVFHCPGHSPGHVIYVNFENNFAHLGDTLFRDSIGKTDILHGNYQQLMNSINNKILPLGDEISFVCGHGPNSTIGRERRLNPFLKSNM; this comes from the coding sequence GTGTCTAAATTATCTTTTTATTCTTTAAAGGTAACACCCTTTAAACAAAATTGTACATTCTTATTCGACGAAGAGAGCTTGGAAGCTGTAGTCATAGATCCTGGCGGTGATCTTGATAGAATCAAAGACGTTATTAAATCCCGTAATTTTCGTGTCAAACAGATTTGGATTACGCATGGACATATTGATCACGTAGGAGGAGCCGCTCAACTGAAAGAAGATTTGTCTTTACAAATTATAGGTCCCCATAAAGATGACGCCATGATGATGAACAATGTAGAAGAACAAGCCAAATTGCTATCAGTTTGCATGAATGAACGCAATACTTCATCAGATCATTGGTTGCAAGACGGAGATAGCGTATCAGTTGGTAAACATGTTTTTAAAGTATTTCACTGTCCAGGACATTCACCTGGTCATGTCATTTACGTCAATTTTGAAAATAATTTTGCTCATTTGGGCGACACTCTATTTAGAGATAGTATCGGGAAAACCGATATTCTTCATGGAAACTACCAACAATTAATGAATTCAATCAATAACAAAATACTTCCTTTAGGCGATGAAATATCTTTTGTATGTGGACATGGCCCCAACAGCACTATAGGAAGAGAACGTCGTCTCAATCCTTTTTTGAAATCAAATATGTAA
- a CDS encoding small effector proten yields the protein MDIKKLGLISTIAMLSVTISLGGCDLLKSQKESKIEKIERLKSTWDEKFRKSKEAQAKRDEAERKYYELRGQLEKEYGSYGIYKDNEEYNKRADEVRDATEEADKAYDESNAVWNKLSPFLPRHEFDTRNY from the coding sequence ATGGACATTAAAAAACTAGGCTTAATTTCTACGATAGCAATGTTGTCAGTAACCATTTCCCTAGGTGGCTGTGATCTATTAAAATCCCAAAAAGAATCAAAAATTGAAAAAATAGAAAGGCTAAAAAGCACATGGGACGAAAAATTCCGTAAATCTAAAGAGGCACAAGCTAAACGAGACGAAGCAGAACGTAAATATTATGAACTCCGAGGTCAGTTGGAAAAAGAATATGGCTCTTACGGCATCTATAAAGATAACGAAGAATACAACAAAAGAGCTGATGAAGTTCGAGACGCTACAGAAGAAGCCGATAAAGCCTATGATGAATCGAATGCCGTATGGAATAAATTAAGTCCCTTTCTGCCTAGACATGAGTTTGATACTAGAAACTACTAA
- a CDS encoding tRNA1(Val) (adenine(37)-N6)-methyltransferase, with protein sequence MFNNITENETIDAFHQGHFYLAQPLTGGHRAGMDAMILASLVDAKGLFHLADLGAGAGAAGLAIASRLHEAQILLVELSPLMANYARKTLALPANAQISKRVSLIEVDVTLTGKKRSLAGLKNNFYDHVIMNPPFNERIGTLTPDKVKEEAHVMLEGSFEKWIRTACAIMRPSGQLSLIARPQSLIEVVNACARRIGSLEITPLYPRKGECAIRILVTGRKGMRGKLNFRSPIFLHEPNGQSYSHFVTDLINGKATIKRLQK encoded by the coding sequence ATGTTTAACAATATTACAGAAAATGAAACAATAGATGCTTTTCATCAAGGCCACTTCTATTTAGCACAACCCTTAACAGGCGGACATCGTGCTGGCATGGATGCAATGATTTTAGCATCCTTAGTTGATGCAAAAGGACTTTTCCATTTGGCAGATCTCGGGGCAGGAGCAGGGGCTGCAGGGCTTGCCATCGCCTCTAGATTGCATGAAGCGCAAATTCTATTAGTCGAACTGTCCCCCTTGATGGCCAATTATGCACGTAAAACTTTAGCATTGCCTGCCAATGCACAAATTTCAAAACGCGTTTCCCTCATTGAAGTAGATGTTACATTAACTGGAAAAAAGCGTAGTTTAGCTGGCTTAAAAAATAATTTTTATGATCATGTTATCATGAATCCACCCTTTAATGAGAGAATAGGAACCCTTACTCCTGATAAAGTAAAAGAAGAGGCACACGTAATGTTAGAAGGATCTTTCGAAAAATGGATTCGCACTGCTTGTGCTATAATGCGACCTAGCGGTCAATTATCATTGATTGCACGACCTCAATCACTTATAGAAGTTGTTAACGCCTGTGCAAGACGCATCGGATCTTTGGAAATCACTCCTCTTTACCCACGAAAAGGAGAATGTGCCATTCGTATTTTAGTTACAGGACGCAAAGGTATGCGCGGAAAATTAAACTTTCGCTCTCCTATCTTCCTCCATGAGCCTAATGGACAATCTTATTCGCATTTTGTAACTGATCTTATTAATGGAAAAGCCACTATAAAACGGTTGCAAAAATAA
- a CDS encoding penicillin-binding protein 1A → MVRFIGYFFGFATYSILGAILGASIYIAKISQNLPDYAILNSYSPSITTRIHAGNGSLIAEYAKENRLFLPIHTIPSHVKYAFVSAEDKNFYYHSGVDIFGIIRASLHNIKNIGYGRRPEGASTITQQVAKNFLLSSNQTMDRKIKEILLSFRLEKAYNKEKILEFYLNEIFFGFNSYGIASAALTYFDKSVSELTIEEAAYLAALPKGPSNYDPFRKNKAAIARRNWVIDRMEENSYISHEQAVVAKSKSLKITNRQRRSHLFGTEYFSEEVRRQIIDRYGEKALYEDGLSVRTSLNPQLQFHARKALQDGLVNYDQRDGFRGPIKKIDLKKDWGHALASISSLYDVPEWNIAVVLEVSNSHITIGLRPTIESNGKITTERKKGVIEVDSIRWAYNSLSKNQNSEQDPRNILSPGDVIYVEHIDEGWRLRQIPKLQGGLIAMDPRTGRILATVGGFSYSQSEFNRSTQAMRQPGSCFKPIVYAAALDSGYTPASIIMDEPIEVFSRGNIWRPENFSKTSSGAYTLRFGLEKSRNRMTVRLAHNMGMSVVADYAENFGVYDKMLPVLAMSLGAGETTVLRMVAAYAVFANGGKQIRPSFIDRIQDRFGKTIFNQEQRICDYCNYDTWSGQDEPEIIDKREQVLDPMTAYQITSILEGAIKRGTAAGQVRLNRPVAGKTGTSSNNRDAWFIGYTPTLVTGVYIGYDIPSPLKNNATGGTLAAPIFNAFMREAVKETPYARFVVPTGMSLIPINKWTGMLSQKGNPDTIIETFKPGTGPAKTYTVIDDNNNVSSQEEILRRSPQANKAINSSSGGLY, encoded by the coding sequence ATAGTTAGATTTATTGGATATTTTTTTGGCTTTGCCACTTATTCTATTCTAGGTGCCATACTAGGGGCTAGTATCTATATTGCTAAAATTTCTCAAAACCTCCCTGATTACGCCATCCTTAATTCCTATTCACCTTCTATTACCACTAGAATTCATGCGGGAAATGGATCTTTAATAGCAGAGTATGCAAAGGAAAATCGATTATTTTTGCCTATCCATACAATTCCTTCTCACGTTAAATATGCCTTTGTTTCTGCTGAAGATAAAAATTTCTACTATCATTCAGGAGTTGATATCTTTGGTATTATACGCGCCTCCCTCCACAATATAAAAAATATTGGTTATGGACGCCGTCCAGAAGGGGCTTCTACTATAACACAACAAGTTGCGAAAAATTTTCTTCTGAGCTCCAATCAAACCATGGATCGAAAAATCAAGGAAATACTCCTTTCTTTTCGCCTTGAGAAAGCCTACAATAAAGAAAAAATACTAGAGTTTTATTTGAATGAAATTTTTTTTGGATTCAATTCTTATGGAATTGCAAGTGCAGCTCTGACCTATTTTGACAAATCAGTAAGCGAGCTAACTATAGAAGAAGCCGCCTACCTAGCAGCACTTCCCAAAGGACCGAGCAACTATGACCCTTTCCGAAAAAACAAAGCGGCAATTGCTCGCCGAAATTGGGTCATTGATCGTATGGAAGAAAATAGCTATATATCTCACGAGCAAGCGGTAGTTGCAAAATCAAAATCGCTTAAAATCACAAATAGGCAACGCAGATCCCACCTATTTGGAACTGAGTATTTCTCTGAAGAAGTAAGACGCCAAATTATTGATCGTTACGGTGAAAAAGCGCTTTATGAAGATGGATTATCTGTGCGTACATCTCTTAATCCACAATTACAATTTCATGCACGAAAAGCTCTTCAAGATGGATTGGTTAATTACGACCAACGTGATGGTTTTCGCGGACCTATAAAGAAGATAGACTTAAAGAAAGATTGGGGGCATGCACTGGCATCTATCTCTAGTTTGTATGACGTTCCCGAATGGAATATTGCTGTAGTTCTAGAGGTTTCCAATTCGCATATTACCATAGGACTTCGTCCAACCATCGAATCAAATGGAAAAATTACAACCGAACGGAAAAAAGGGGTAATTGAAGTAGATTCGATCCGATGGGCTTATAATTCCTTATCCAAAAATCAAAATTCCGAACAAGATCCTCGGAACATTCTATCCCCCGGAGATGTGATTTATGTAGAACATATTGACGAAGGATGGCGATTACGTCAAATTCCAAAACTACAAGGAGGATTGATCGCAATGGATCCTCGAACTGGTCGTATTCTCGCAACTGTAGGAGGATTTTCCTATTCACAGTCAGAATTTAACCGATCTACCCAAGCAATGCGTCAACCTGGATCTTGTTTTAAGCCAATTGTATATGCCGCTGCATTAGATAGCGGTTATACTCCTGCGTCAATAATTATGGATGAACCAATTGAAGTTTTTTCCAGAGGAAATATTTGGAGACCTGAAAATTTTAGCAAAACATCTTCTGGAGCATATACTTTACGCTTTGGACTCGAGAAATCTCGCAATCGCATGACGGTACGCCTTGCCCATAATATGGGAATGAGCGTTGTCGCCGATTACGCTGAAAACTTTGGTGTTTACGACAAAATGCTTCCCGTTTTAGCAATGTCCTTAGGGGCAGGAGAAACGACAGTTCTTCGCATGGTTGCGGCTTATGCAGTTTTTGCCAATGGAGGAAAACAAATTCGCCCATCATTTATTGATCGCATACAAGATCGATTTGGAAAAACCATCTTCAATCAAGAACAACGTATTTGCGATTATTGCAATTATGATACTTGGAGTGGACAAGATGAACCCGAAATAATTGACAAAAGAGAACAAGTGTTGGATCCCATGACCGCATATCAAATTACTTCTATATTAGAAGGAGCTATTAAACGCGGGACTGCTGCAGGTCAAGTCAGATTAAATAGACCTGTTGCTGGGAAAACTGGTACAAGTAGCAATAATAGAGATGCATGGTTTATAGGATACACACCTACACTCGTAACTGGCGTTTATATTGGGTATGATATTCCATCTCCTTTAAAAAACAACGCAACTGGAGGCACTCTTGCTGCACCTATTTTTAATGCCTTTATGCGAGAAGCCGTTAAAGAAACCCCCTATGCTCGTTTTGTTGTCCCAACAGGAATGAGCCTTATCCCTATCAACAAATGGACAGGGATGTTATCTCAAAAAGGGAATCCTGATACAATCATCGAAACTTTTAAGCCTGGGACAGGACCAGCAAAAACTTATACAGTCATTGATGATAATAATAATGTTTCTTCTCAAGAAGAAATTTTACGAAGATCTCCTCAAGCTAACAAAGCAATTAATTCTAGCTCTGGAGGTCTATACTAA